In Eubacteriales bacterium mix99, the DNA window CTCCCCTGTCTCCGGCAACGGATTTTCCTCTGTCCAGTATCCCGGCAGTTCCAACGAATTTTACTCCGTTCAGCCGCTTGAACCAGGGCCCATCCAGCATCAGCTGGACCAGGGCAGGAAACAGATCCGTAACATTGTGATCCAGCTTCCTCGCCAGATCCAGGCCATTTCCATCCGATCCGCTGGAAGGCATGGCTTTTCCCCCTGCTGCAAGGATTACCTTATCCGCCTCATAGATTTTCCCATCTTTTGTACGGATCAGAAATCCGCCCTTTCTTTTTTCCAGATCCTGTACATAAGAATCGCATTGAATGCGGACCCCCGATGCATTCAATTCATACAAAAGAACATCAAGCATGCTGGAAGCCTGATCAGACATGGGAAAAACTTTCCCCCTATCCTCCACCTTGTGTTGAATTCCCAGTTTCTCAAAAAATCGTATGGTCTCTTTCGGGGAAAAGGCGGACAGGGCATGGTGCACAAATTTGGGATTGCTCCCCAAATAGCAGTCGGCATCGGCAGTTATATTGGTGAAATTACAACGCCCATTTCCGGTCGCCAGGAGTTTTTTCCCCACCCTGGCATTCCGCTCCAGGATCGTTACCTCTGCACCCATTCTTTTTGCCGATATGGCAGCAATCATTCCGGCTGCCCCTCCTCCTGCCACAATTACATGATTTCTTTTCCGGTCCCGGACCTTTCTTTTCTCACTTTTTCCTGATTTCATTGTCATCCCGTTTCTTTTCCTGCTCTTTCTCCTGCTTTTTTCCCCTTTTCGGATTCGTTTCCCCCGAACCTTCCGGTCCGTCTTCTTCCTTCCGGTTTCGAATAATTTCAAGCAGCCTTTCACAAACCAGCTTCTGACAATAGCTGGAAACAGCCAGCCGCAGTGCAATGTCCGACAGGGATCCGGCATCCCAATCCGTATGAATCTGAGTGGATGTTTCTGTCAGAGCCTGGTCCAGAATGTTGCAGAATTTTTCATAAAAAGCTTCCTGGTTGTCTCCCTGCAGCTCCTGATGAAGAAGGAATCCGGTGTTTTCGACAGATAATATCTGCTTTAATATGCAGATCTCCGTCAATCCGGCCAGATGCTCCCTGGTGTACTTTTTTCCTTTCGCCCGGGGCAGCAACCTGCCCTTGATATAGTTGTTGATCATTGCCGAGGTAAGGCGGCCTTCCTCTTCAAAATGAATTAATTGTCGGTACATGTAGGAAACAACCTGATCCTTGTACAGGCCGATATCCGGAAAATCTGCCCAGTTGACCGGCCGTTCTCCATCCAGCTTTTCTTTTAACTGTATCAGTTCCTCCACTGGAACACTTCCTTCCTCTTTATCACGAACTACTTTATCATTTCCCATATAATTTCGCAAATGTTATTATCCAGCCGGATCTTATGATTTACTTTTTGAATATTGTGAGATATAATAATCAATACTATATTTGATGAGATACGGGAGGCACAAAATGGGAAGTGGGAAAAAATCAGATTTCGCATGCCTGTTCGGAGATTCCATAGGAAGAGGAGTGATTCTGGACAGCGTACGTGGCAGGTACATTCTGTTGAAAAACAGCTTTGTCAATCTTCTGAACAAAAATACAAAAATGAAGGTGGACAACTATGCAAAATTCGGATGCACCATTGAGACAGGAAAGAAAATGGTTGAAAAGCACGGGAAAGACCTTCCCCATTATCAATTTACCGCATTGGAATTTGGGGGAAACGACTGCGATTTTGACTGGGCTGCCATATCCGAGCATCCGAAGGGTTCCCATGTGCCCTTTACCCCATTGGCAAAATTTAGGGCCTTGTATTCTGAGGTAATTGAGCGCGTTTTCGACAGCGGCAGTCAACCCGTTATGCTTTCCCTGCCTCCCCTGGATGCAAAGCGATATTTTTCCTGGATTTCAAGGAACCGGAATGCAGAAAACATCCTTCATTGGCTGGGGGATGTGGAACATATCTATCGATGGCAGGAAATGTACAATCTTGCTGTCGTTGGACTGGCAGCCGCAAAGCAGGTCCCCCTCATCGATATCCGCCGGGCGTTTCTGGAAGCAAGAAACTATCCCAGCCTGTTTTGTGAGGATGGCATCCATCCCAATGAAGCGGGCCATTCCTTGATTACAGATACAATCAGGAGTTTTGTTGCTGAAACGCTTCCGACTCCAGCCGTTTTTTCGGTCTGATGCAGCCGACGGTCACAGCGGTCAGTATGATCAGCCCACCCAGGACGGAAAGAGCTCCGGGAAATTCTCCAACGGTAAGGAACACCCAGACAGGATTCAACAATGGTTCAATCAGGCAGATGAATGCGGACTGCAAAGCGGATATCTTCCGGATTGCCCTTGCGTAAAGTACATAGGAAAAGCCCAGTTGAAAGATACCCAGAAGGATTAGTCCAATCCAGCTGTTCTCATTTGGCACGGAACGGACCATGGAAGGCAACGTGATGAGGACGGTCAGGACACATCCCCAGAAGACATTTTCCAGCGGATCTGCGTCCTTTTCCCTTCTCATGAATATGGTATTCATTGCCATAGCCACTCCGCTCAAAGCGCCCATCAGGTTCCCCTTCAGGCTGCCGGTGCTCCTGTCATCCAGAAACAGCAAAACCATGCCCGCCAAAACAAACAGGATCACGAACCAATCCTTCGATTCCGCTTTTTCTTTCAGGAGCCGGCCACCAAGAATAGCAATATAAATGGGTGCCGTATACTGGAGCAGTATGGCACTGGCAGCTGTCGTCCTTTTCGTTGCAGAAACGCAGAAAATCATCATGGATGCATAGGATATCGCACCCAACAACTTATTCCATGAAAAATGAAACGTCGGTTTTTGAAGAAACAAAGACACGACGATTGCAGCGATCAGGCTTCGATAACCTGCTATGACCATGGGATTCAGGCTCAGCTGCTTGATCATCATCCCTCCGGTGCTCCAAAGAACCGCTGCGGACAACATCATGACAACAGGCAGGAATCCGGCCTGCTTTTTGACTTTTTTCTCTTGTATGTACATTCTATTTCTCCTGTTTCCATAACTTTTCAGGGCCTGTCCCATATTTCGCCGGACAGTCGGCAATTTTCTCATAGTGTTTATACAAGGAATGGAATTTCCCTCCGTAATTCTTGTTCCACGGTTTCTTTTTCCCGCAAAAATGCAAAAAAACGGTATTCCTTATGATATAATCCATGTCACACATGCCATTTGTCATTATTTTATAATAATAATAGTATCTGGCATCGTAATTGTAGCGTTTCTCATCCAGAGTCTTTATTTTACTTGCATAAAGGGCATTGATAATATCCTGGTCCGGCATAATCAGTTTAGCCCGATTCTTTTCCACAAAATCAAAAACCATCTGTTCGCTGATTTCCTTTCTTTGCAGCTCCAGATTCATCATTAATACGCCTGAATTATAGTAAGCCTTCATTTCCGGGGATTTCAGCCTTATTTTATTGATCTCCCGATTGGGAAGGACATCATGATAGGCAGCAGCAAACAGATATCCTTCCAGATCCGTTTCGTAGAGCTCCCTGACCGGATTGATAGCCAGAATATCCGGGTCCAGATACAGGATGCGGGTAATATCGGCAGGCAGAATCTTATAGGCCAGCAAACGATAATACATTTCCCTGGTATAGTGCAGAATGACAGGAGCATCCTGAAACAAATCCTGCTCTATTTTCACAATTTCAAGCTTCTGCCCGTCTTCCACAACAAAGCGGCTGAGATTTTTCAACTGCCGCTCCGGTATTGCGGATTGCATCAGATAAATACGAAAGTGCTCTCCCGGATTGTTCAAAAACAGGGATTTCAGCATAACCTTCAGCGGGTGGATATAATTGGAGTCCAACGCAACCAGTATATTCATGAATGGCTCCCTCCTTCCAT includes these proteins:
- a CDS encoding glycosyltransferase family 8 protein, which codes for MNILVALDSNYIHPLKVMLKSLFLNNPGEHFRIYLMQSAIPERQLKNLSRFVVEDGQKLEIVKIEQDLFQDAPVILHYTREMYYRLLAYKILPADITRILYLDPDILAINPVRELYETDLEGYLFAAAYHDVLPNREINKIRLKSPEMKAYYNSGVLMMNLELQRKEISEQMVFDFVEKNRAKLIMPDQDIINALYASKIKTLDEKRYNYDARYYYYYKIMTNGMCDMDYIIRNTVFLHFCGKKKPWNKNYGGKFHSLYKHYEKIADCPAKYGTGPEKLWKQEK
- a CDS encoding NAD(P)/FAD-dependent oxidoreductase — translated: MTMKSGKSEKRKVRDRKRNHVIVAGGGAAGMIAAISAKRMGAEVTILERNARVGKKLLATGNGRCNFTNITADADCYLGSNPKFVHHALSAFSPKETIRFFEKLGIQHKVEDRGKVFPMSDQASSMLDVLLYELNASGVRIQCDSYVQDLEKRKGGFLIRTKDGKIYEADKVILAAGGKAMPSSGSDGNGLDLARKLDHNVTDLFPALVQLMLDGPWFKRLNGVKFVGTAGILDRGKSVAGDRGDILFTNYGVSGPPILQISRKAGELLQQGKQPVLRIRILDRMDKGEIRNLIDRRIQSGPEKTAEFNFVGLINKRLIPVVLLEAGLDDRNRPASSLSAAEREKIAEILTDWRFRIRGARSWPSAQVTAGGVDTREINPETMESRKVKGLYFAGEIMDVDGRCGGFNLQWAWSSGFLAGRYAAL
- a CDS encoding DUF1836 domain-containing protein, yielding MEELIQLKEKLDGERPVNWADFPDIGLYKDQVVSYMYRQLIHFEEEGRLTSAMINNYIKGRLLPRAKGKKYTREHLAGLTEICILKQILSVENTGFLLHQELQGDNQEAFYEKFCNILDQALTETSTQIHTDWDAGSLSDIALRLAVSSYCQKLVCERLLEIIRNRKEEDGPEGSGETNPKRGKKQEKEQEKKRDDNEIRKK
- a CDS encoding DMT family transporter, whose amino-acid sequence is MYIQEKKVKKQAGFLPVVMMLSAAVLWSTGGMMIKQLSLNPMVIAGYRSLIAAIVVSLFLQKPTFHFSWNKLLGAISYASMMIFCVSATKRTTAASAILLQYTAPIYIAILGGRLLKEKAESKDWFVILFVLAGMVLLFLDDRSTGSLKGNLMGALSGVAMAMNTIFMRREKDADPLENVFWGCVLTVLITLPSMVRSVPNENSWIGLILLGIFQLGFSYVLYARAIRKISALQSAFICLIEPLLNPVWVFLTVGEFPGALSVLGGLIILTAVTVGCIRPKKRLESEAFQQQNS
- a CDS encoding SGNH/GDSL hydrolase family protein → MGSGKKSDFACLFGDSIGRGVILDSVRGRYILLKNSFVNLLNKNTKMKVDNYAKFGCTIETGKKMVEKHGKDLPHYQFTALEFGGNDCDFDWAAISEHPKGSHVPFTPLAKFRALYSEVIERVFDSGSQPVMLSLPPLDAKRYFSWISRNRNAENILHWLGDVEHIYRWQEMYNLAVVGLAAAKQVPLIDIRRAFLEARNYPSLFCEDGIHPNEAGHSLITDTIRSFVAETLPTPAVFSV